The DNA region TACATGCCAAGAACACCCATACCGACGTTGGCGATAACACTTGTCCAGTCAGTTTGAGGTTTTTCATAACGATAGCCATTACCTGCAGCCGCACAATCACCGCTTCCGCAGACGCCAGCCTCAGTAACACCACGTTGAGCATCTTGTCTTGCTTGAAGAGCGTCTTTACGAGCGTCCTTCAAATCATCATTTGCATATTCAATAGAACGATCGATTGCTTCGATGTCATCACGAAGTCTGTTTGCTGTTTGAACAGATTTACCGTAAGCCGTAATAGACGTCTTACATTTTTCAACTCTGCCAACACGACGATCTTTATTTTGATACTTTGCGTTTGAACAAACGCTGGTGTTAATAGCACCACGTTTGCTTTTGTTACAAACGTAGCTGCCGCCACCATCAGTGCCATTCCATTCTACCGGAGTAAAGGCACCCGGAGAGGATTTTCCTTCATCATTTTGTGTCAGGCTATCTTCATCTTCGCCCATGTCAGCCGAAACGATCGGACCATTTGGCATGTAACCTGTGTATTCGCTGCATGAACGAGAGTTGTCCATATGCTCATAAAGCGTCGAAGAATAGTCCTCAGAGATCACGTCGTCGATGTCACGCTTCGCGTACTTCATGTCGCGTTCCATCTTTTGCAGCTCACGCTTTTTCTCTGCTTTGTCTTTTTTCATTTGCGCGATGGATTGCTGAATCTCAGAAACCATATCGTCTTCAGATGTCGCAGCCGAGCCCGCACTGTAATTATAAGGACATGCCTGCATACCGCCTGCTAATCCAACACCATACAATTGAGCCTGTGCATTCACAGCAAAACCCAACACGATCGTCAGTGGGGTTGCAACGCGAATCCATAATTTCATACTCGATCTCCTGAAAATAATAAGCACTATTCGTTTCACTTATCGTCAGAACTAGACAGAGACTTGACTCAAAACTGATCACTCCGGACCAAAATATGAGTAAACTGGACCAAGCTCGTCGTCCTCCATGACAACTCAAGTACTTCTCGAAAATACTTTGCACTCGTACACTTCAAATCCTACACTACGTTCATATGAGCAAGCACACAATTCTTTGTGTTGACGATGAAATTGACAATGTCGAGGCTTTAGAACGGCTCTTTCGCAAGAAGTATACTGTACTAAAGGCCACGTCTGGAAAGCAGGCCCTCGAGGTTCTCGACCAACATCGAGGCCCCCTTGCTTTGATCATCACCGATCAACGAATGCCCGAAATGACCGGCGTGGAGTTTTTGGAAAAAACTCTGGAATCCTATCCTGAGACAATTCGTATTCTTTTGACGGGTTACACTGATCTGGAGTCCATCATAACTGCTGTGAATAAAGGTCAGATCTTCCGCTATCTCACGAAACCGTGGGACCCGGTCGACTTGTCGAACACCGTGGATCACGCGGTTGAAAGATTCGAGCTGGGACAACAGCTGAAAACCCGCAATTCAGAACTAGCCAAGGCGCTTGAAGAACTAAAAAGCCTGGATGTGGCGAAATCCAATTTCATGATTTTGATTAATCATGAATTAAAAACCCCGCTGACTTCCATTCTAAGCTTCTCGGCATTACTAAGCGAATCTTCGCTGGCAGATGAAGACAAGCTTATGGTGAATCGCATCTCCCGCAGCGCGGATCGTTTAAAGAGCCTGGTTGATGATGTTCTGCTTATTGTGCGCGCCGAAACCAATCAGTTAAAAATCGATGTGCGGAATGTGGCTTTTTCGGAGTTTGATGAGCTCCCGAAGGAAGTCGTTAATCTTCTGAATCAAAAACAGCTTAAAGTTACCAGCGACATCTCCCCTTCCGGAGTTTTGGCGGATGTACGTCTGGTGAAACAAGTCATGCAGCGATTGATTCACAATGCTGCAAAATTTGGACAGGAAAACAGCGCTATCGAAGTCAAAGTGATCGCCGACGGAAAAGTGGCGCGCTTTGCGGTGTCGAACAAAGGTCCCCACCTTTCCGCGCGAGTGATTGATAAAATCATGAAGCCGTTCTACATCGACGAGGATGTCATGCACCACTCAACGGGTACGGGACTTGGACTGACGATCTGTCAGGCGATTCTTAAGGCCCATAACTCCCAGCTCCAATTCGACAATACGGATCAAGGGGTGACGGTGTTCTTCGAGCTTCCGCTCGCAAATCCGTAAAATGTCCGGAATCCGCAGTTCCGGCGGGCCTTAAACCCGCCAGGACTGCGTCCTGAGCTTGCTCTGGCAGGCTCTCATGAAAACTTTCGCCTTTATTCTTACAACGTTCTTAGTTTTTAAAGCACTGGCAGCTCCCACTGAAATCGCAATTTCATTGGGTGAATCCACCTCGCTGCCAATTAATCCAAGTTCCTCGGTGTGGATTCAGGATCGCGCCCTGATCAAAGCCGAAGCGATCGGAAGTCGACTCCAATTAAAAGGAGTCAGCGAAGGACTTACCACCGCCCGCATCGATGATAAACTTTACCGAATTCAAGTTCTGCATCCGGCAAAGCGGGCTGCATACAAGGATCTGAAAAAACACATTGGCAAGTTTGTGGGTTTGAACGTTGAAATTGGCGATGGCGACCTCTTGGTCACCGGTCGCCTGTATCGCATGAAGGATTGGATCAGATTGGGCGAGTCGTTAAAAGAATCCGGCGCATCCTATCAGATGCGTGCTGAACTTTCTCCGGAACTCCAAAACGAAAGTCAGCAGTACTTCAGCAACATTTTAAGCAAAGCAAAGATTCCTCCACAGACAGTGATCTTCATTCCGTCGCCGGAAATCCGTGCTTCCGGAAGTGATGCTTTAATCAAGAAGTATGAAAAGCTATTTCGCCCTTTTGGAGTCACAGTGGTGAAAGATCAAAACAGCATTGATATTGCACCGACCGTTAAGGTGCAGATTACGGTCGCGGAGGTTAAGCACTCAGCTGCTTTGGGTTTTGGAATTAAGTGGCCCTCGGGATACTCAGCCACCCTATTGGCCAACGGAGGCACACTGCTTTCTGATGCAGAATTCCTGGCAACAGCTTTCGAACAGAAAGGTTATGGAAAAATTCTAGCCAGCCCCAACATTATTTGTCGTAGTGGCAATGAAGCAGAGTTTCTGGCCGGCGGTGAATTTCCCATTAAAATTATGAACTATCGAATCAACGACATCGTTTGGAAGCGCTACGGAATTCTATTGAGAGTGCGGCCGCGAGCTGATTCATCAGGTCGCATAAGTCTGTCTCTGGAAACTGAGATCTCAACTTTGGACCTCGGAAAGGAAGTCGACGGTGTACCGGGTATACTTACAAACCGTGTTTCCAGTCACTTCGATCTGACTCGCCCACAAACAATTGCTCTTTCCGGGTTGATAAAAAATGAAAATGGAAACTCATCCAGTGGCTTGCCCTTGCTATCCAGATTACCGGTATTAGGTGCTCTATTCTCCAGCAAGGATTTCAAGGAGGATCGCTCGGAACTGGTTATCTTCGTCAGACCCACAATCATGAACGAAGCCGAAAACACAGACTCTTCACCACAACACATTGGAAGAATTCAAAATGAACGCTGATTTGAAAAATACATTTTCTACAATTCAAAAAAAGATTCAGGACATTCCACTGAATGAACTGTTGCTGTCTCCCGACGAGGAATCTCTGTTGCGCTCTCAAAAGATGGATCAATTGATCCAGCAAGAAACCGCTTACATGGTTGAAAGCCTGGGACAAAGAATTCGCGATGAGTACTATTCGTGGGGTCCCCTGTGCTGTCTTATGGAAGATGAATCCATCAGTGAAATTCTGGTTAATGGCCCCGACAACATCTGGTTTGAACAAGCCGGCACACTCCATCAACATCAGGATACATTTCTGTCGGATATCAGCTTTCGCAATTTTCTGGAACGTATTTCCCAGGCAGCAAAGTGTTTCGTGACGGTTGAACACCCCTCAGCCGACAGCAGTTTTGGTGATTTTCGCTTAAGCTTAATCGGTGCGGAACTAACTCAATCACATCCGCATCTTTCGCTGCGACGTCATCCTAAGAATCCATGGACATTTGAAAAGCTGAAAGAAAACTCCTGGTGTCGCGAATCTGATATTGAGCTGTTTAAAAAACTTATTCACGAAAGAAAGAACTTCCTGGTTATCGGCGCCACCGGCTCCGGAAAAACCTCGGTACTGAATTCGCTATTGAATTTAATGAACCCCAATGAACGCGTGGTGGTCATCGAAGACACTGCAGAGATCGCACTTCCCAATAGCGCCAGCATGAAACTGCTGACCCGGGAGGATCCACAGGGAATTTTACCTGGCATTGATCAAACACAATTGGTAAAGCGCTCTTTGCGTTTAAGGCCGGATCGCCTGGTTATGGGAGAAGTTCGTGGTGCTGAGGCGAAGGACTTTTTAATGGCTCTTGCCACCGGGCATGCGGGAAGCTTTGGAACCTTGCACGCGCAGGACGCCGCCCAGGCATTGATTCGCCTGGAGATGCTGATTCAAATGGGAGCCCCACAGTGGAGTCTCACTGCGATTCGTCGGCTGATTCAGCTCTCGCTCGATTGCATTTTGATTGCCGGTCGAGAGCCTTCAGGACAAAGAATTTTTAAAGGGGCTTATCGACTTTGCTCTCTGGAAGACCATGGCTTCCTGGTTGAGCCGCTGGACCTGACTGAGGGAAGAACTCTTCCGCCTTACTGACGTTCTGGAAGGCTTCTTCCGAACGAGTCATTTCCGCGTTGTCGCGAGCAATGGATTTTGGATTCGTGAAGAAGGCCTTGTTCAGATCTTCGATCACTTTCTTTTTGCTCATCTCAGGAGTTTTATAACTGATCGGCGCCTCTGGCGTCGGCAGTTGACCTGTCTGGCGCATCTCTTCCAGTTGCTTGCTAAGCTGAATTCGATCCCCCAAGGAATTCTTTCCTTGCGGACGACCCATCTCAGGTGCTCCCGGTCGCGCTGGTTGAGCAGCAGCCATTTCCACCATTTTCATTCGTGGACTTGCTGGAATAATTCCGCTGATCTTTTCCATACTCACACCTCCGTGTGCTTTTAAGAAAAACCATCCATGGTTTCCCCTATACTTCGTATCGGAATAAGACGTCTCAGCTTGAGACCCGTTAAGGCAATCTGGACCTATGTCGGTGCTGCTTCAGGTTTTGTTAAGCAAGAGGATAGAAATTCCAAGGACTTGCGGGATGGCCCAACAAGCGCTCGCATATTTTTTTAACCAACGGGTCTTCGCTCCCCGACCAGAAAGTACGGCCAATCAGAAAGCTTTGGGAGAACTCCATCCAGTTGGAAAACTTACCATCGGCTACAGGTGCCATCTTTAGAATTTGCGACCACGCCTCGTTGTCATCCAGGTAGCCGGCGGTAAAGCACAGGCGCACCAGATGAACAAATCGGGCTGCATCCCAAGCCAATATCCCGGGCTCGCCCAAGAACTTCAAAGTTCGTTGAATCCACATTGCAAGTTTTTGATAGTCCTCATCC from Bdellovibrio sp. GT3 includes:
- a CDS encoding CpaF family protein, coding for MNADLKNTFSTIQKKIQDIPLNELLLSPDEESLLRSQKMDQLIQQETAYMVESLGQRIRDEYYSWGPLCCLMEDESISEILVNGPDNIWFEQAGTLHQHQDTFLSDISFRNFLERISQAAKCFVTVEHPSADSSFGDFRLSLIGAELTQSHPHLSLRRHPKNPWTFEKLKENSWCRESDIELFKKLIHERKNFLVIGATGSGKTSVLNSLLNLMNPNERVVVIEDTAEIALPNSASMKLLTREDPQGILPGIDQTQLVKRSLRLRPDRLVMGEVRGAEAKDFLMALATGHAGSFGTLHAQDAAQALIRLEMLIQMGAPQWSLTAIRRLIQLSLDCILIAGREPSGQRIFKGAYRLCSLEDHGFLVEPLDLTEGRTLPPY
- a CDS encoding pilus assembly protein; amino-acid sequence: MKTFAFILTTFLVFKALAAPTEIAISLGESTSLPINPSSSVWIQDRALIKAEAIGSRLQLKGVSEGLTTARIDDKLYRIQVLHPAKRAAYKDLKKHIGKFVGLNVEIGDGDLLVTGRLYRMKDWIRLGESLKESGASYQMRAELSPELQNESQQYFSNILSKAKIPPQTVIFIPSPEIRASGSDALIKKYEKLFRPFGVTVVKDQNSIDIAPTVKVQITVAEVKHSAALGFGIKWPSGYSATLLANGGTLLSDAEFLATAFEQKGYGKILASPNIICRSGNEAEFLAGGEFPIKIMNYRINDIVWKRYGILLRVRPRADSSGRISLSLETEISTLDLGKEVDGVPGILTNRVSSHFDLTRPQTIALSGLIKNENGNSSSGLPLLSRLPVLGALFSSKDFKEDRSELVIFVRPTIMNEAENTDSSPQHIGRIQNER
- a CDS encoding hybrid sensor histidine kinase/response regulator, whose amino-acid sequence is MSKHTILCVDDEIDNVEALERLFRKKYTVLKATSGKQALEVLDQHRGPLALIITDQRMPEMTGVEFLEKTLESYPETIRILLTGYTDLESIITAVNKGQIFRYLTKPWDPVDLSNTVDHAVERFELGQQLKTRNSELAKALEELKSLDVAKSNFMILINHELKTPLTSILSFSALLSESSLADEDKLMVNRISRSADRLKSLVDDVLLIVRAETNQLKIDVRNVAFSEFDELPKEVVNLLNQKQLKVTSDISPSGVLADVRLVKQVMQRLIHNAAKFGQENSAIEVKVIADGKVARFAVSNKGPHLSARVIDKIMKPFYIDEDVMHHSTGTGLGLTICQAILKAHNSQLQFDNTDQGVTVFFELPLANP